The Zingiber officinale cultivar Zhangliang chromosome 9A, Zo_v1.1, whole genome shotgun sequence genome window below encodes:
- the LOC122020396 gene encoding chemocyanin-like, producing MAQGSGSANRATAALGLALLLCLLLAHAADAATYTVGDSGGWTFNTASWTRGKRFRAGDVLVFRYSPSVHNVVAVSAAGYNGCSAPRGSRTYASGSDRITLARGSNYFICSIAGHCQAGMKIAVVAA from the exons ATGGCTCAGGGAAGTGGCAGTGCCAACCGAGCTACCGCCGCCCTCGGGCTGGCCTTACTACTCTGCCTCCTCCTTGCTCACGCTGCCGACGCAGCTACCTACACCGTCGGCGACAGCGGCGGCTGGACCTTCAACACGGCCAGCTGGACCCGCGGGAAGCGCTTCCGCGCCGGCGACGTCCTCG TGTTCAGGTACAGCCCCTCGGTGCACAACGTGGTGGCGGTGAGCGCGGCCGGCTACAACGGCTGCTCGGCGCCGCGCGGCTCCCGGACTTACGCCTCCGGCAGCGACCGCATCACCCTCGCCAGAGGCAGCAACTACTTCATCTGCAGCATCGCCGGCCACTGCCAGGCTGGCATGAAGATAGCCGTCGTCGCTGCCTGA
- the LOC122020708 gene encoding chemocyanin-like has protein sequence MAQGSGSASRATAALGLALLLCLLLAHSVDAATYTVGDSGGWTFNMASWTRGKRFRAGDVLVFRYSPSVHNVVAVSAAGYNGCSAPRGSRTYASGNDRITLARGSNYFICSIAGHCQAGMKIAVVAA, from the exons ATGGCTCAGGGAAGTGGCAGTGCCAGCCGAGCTACCGCCGCCCTCGGGCTGGCCTTACTACTCTGCCTCCTCCTTGCTCACTCTGTCGACGCAGCTACCTACACCGTCGGCGACAGCGGCGGCTGGACCTTCAACATGGCCAGCTGGACACGCGGGAAGCGCTTCCGCGCCGGCGACGTCCTCG TGTTCAGGTACAGCCCCTCGGTGCACAACGTGGTGGCGGTGAGCGCGGCCGGCTACAACGGCTGCTCGGCGCCGCGCGGCTCCCGGACTTACGCTTCCGGCAACGACCGCATCACCCTCGCCAGAGGCAGCAACTACTTCATCTGCAGCATCGCCGGCCACTGCCAGGCCGGCATGAAGATAGCCGTCGTCGCTGCCTGA